The following are from one region of the Microbacterium sp. cx-55 genome:
- a CDS encoding MinD/ParA family ATP-binding protein: MPDRDDQNRVDGESDDIIDEPVSVDTTGFDILGTPTAQVAVALPAHDEDDLVDDDVLADDIALDAAASAPSARPDVLVDDVHIVHEDDIEQHDDAAPHVDAVAPVESETRVEHAHEVDEEIAEPVDAPELPIVDDVAPVSEPVLFRRPDLPPAEPAASARPAEPAPARAAEPLVPAPVTLAARRVEERDATRETPDLLTADRLLQRDRLPRREPEGSWPHFVYALSGGRIRLADSKRARDRRALDARIAAPLDGGARFVAVLSRKGGVGKTTVTALLGMALADAREDRVIALDANPDRGTLAERVGQPSGKTVRDLTGSRTRVHGFNEISSIVVRDETRLDVLASDADPHISEAFDDSDYRDVAALAAHYYSIVLTDTGTGIVHSVMNATLEASDALVIVAGLSVDEARLASETLTWLETNGYPELARAAVVVLNTSRPGTPLVRQDELEEHFRSRVRAVVRLPYDARIATGSAITFRDLQPATRQAARELAAVVVAGIGSAPAVGAA, encoded by the coding sequence ATGCCTGATCGCGACGATCAGAACCGGGTCGACGGCGAGTCCGACGACATCATCGACGAACCCGTCAGCGTCGATACCACCGGCTTCGACATCCTCGGCACGCCGACCGCACAGGTCGCCGTTGCCCTTCCCGCACACGATGAGGACGACCTCGTCGATGACGACGTGCTGGCCGACGACATCGCGCTCGATGCTGCGGCATCCGCGCCGTCCGCTCGCCCCGACGTCCTCGTCGACGACGTGCACATCGTGCACGAGGACGACATCGAACAGCACGACGACGCCGCGCCGCACGTTGACGCTGTCGCACCGGTCGAGAGCGAGACCCGGGTCGAGCACGCGCACGAGGTCGACGAGGAGATCGCCGAGCCGGTCGATGCGCCCGAGCTGCCGATCGTCGACGACGTCGCACCGGTTTCGGAGCCGGTGCTGTTCCGCCGCCCCGATCTGCCCCCGGCAGAGCCTGCTGCCTCCGCCCGTCCGGCCGAGCCCGCCCCGGCCCGCGCGGCGGAACCGCTCGTGCCTGCGCCGGTCACCCTCGCCGCCCGCCGCGTGGAAGAACGCGACGCCACGCGGGAGACCCCCGATCTGCTCACGGCCGACCGTCTGCTGCAGCGCGACCGCCTGCCGCGCCGCGAACCCGAGGGTTCGTGGCCGCACTTCGTCTACGCGCTGAGCGGCGGCCGCATCCGGCTTGCCGACAGCAAGCGCGCGCGGGATCGCCGTGCCCTCGACGCCCGAATCGCCGCACCGCTCGATGGTGGCGCTCGGTTCGTGGCTGTGCTCTCCCGGAAGGGCGGCGTCGGCAAGACGACCGTCACGGCACTTCTCGGGATGGCCCTGGCCGACGCGCGGGAAGACCGGGTGATCGCCCTCGACGCGAACCCCGACCGCGGCACGCTCGCCGAGCGCGTGGGGCAGCCCAGCGGCAAGACCGTCCGCGACCTGACCGGGTCGCGCACGCGCGTGCACGGCTTCAACGAGATCTCCTCGATCGTCGTTCGCGACGAGACGCGCCTCGACGTCCTGGCGTCGGATGCGGACCCCCACATCTCCGAAGCGTTCGACGACTCCGACTACCGCGACGTCGCGGCCCTCGCGGCGCACTACTACTCCATCGTGCTCACCGACACGGGCACCGGCATCGTGCACTCCGTGATGAACGCGACGCTCGAAGCCTCCGATGCGCTGGTGATCGTCGCGGGTCTCAGCGTCGATGAGGCGCGCCTGGCGTCCGAGACTCTCACCTGGCTCGAGACGAACGGGTATCCCGAGCTCGCGCGTGCCGCGGTCGTCGTGTTGAACACGTCGCGTCCGGGCACGCCGCTCGTGCGTCAGGACGAACTGGAAGAGCACTTCCGTAGTCGCGTCCGCGCCGTCGTGCGGTTGCCCTACGACGCGCGCATCGCGACGGGCAGCGCGATCACGTTCCGTGATCTGCAGCCGGCGACCCGTCAGGCGGCGCGTGAACTCGCCGCTGTGGTCGTGGCGGGCATCGGTTCGGCGCCCGCGGTGGGCGCCGCGTGA
- the def gene encoding peptide deformylase, with protein MSVRPIRLFGDPVLKSPSAPIDAVDDGIRALVRDLVDTVELPGRAGVAAPQIGVGLRAFSYNIDGDIGYILNPVLVEVSGEPELTGEGCLSVPGLWHDVMRYPHAKAIGTDLDGNEVVLEGDGLLAQALQHETDHLDGKLYLDRLDRERRRVALREVRESDWF; from the coding sequence GTGAGCGTTCGACCCATCCGCCTGTTCGGCGACCCCGTGCTGAAGTCACCGAGTGCGCCGATCGACGCCGTCGACGACGGCATCCGGGCACTCGTCCGAGATCTCGTCGACACGGTCGAGCTGCCGGGACGCGCCGGTGTCGCGGCGCCGCAGATCGGTGTGGGCCTGCGCGCGTTCAGCTACAACATCGACGGTGACATCGGCTACATCCTGAACCCCGTGCTCGTGGAGGTGTCGGGGGAGCCCGAGCTGACCGGTGAGGGGTGTCTTTCGGTGCCCGGTCTCTGGCACGACGTGATGCGGTACCCGCACGCGAAGGCCATCGGCACGGATCTCGACGGGAATGAAGTGGTCCTGGAGGGTGACGGGCTTCTGGCCCAGGCGCTCCAGCACGAGACCGATCACCTGGACGGAAAGCTGTACCTCGACCGGCTCGACCGAGAGCGACGCCGGGTCGCGCTCCGCGAAGTGCGCGAGAGCGACTGGTTCTGA
- a CDS encoding AMP-dependent synthetase/ligase, protein MSAVISENPAIVPADPDANVSDLLFDRVAATPDRPLFAVPDGDGWRDISAVEFERQVVSLAKGFVSAGVEPGDKIGFLARTTYDWTLVDFALFYAGAVMVPIYETSSSSQIEWILSDSGAVSVLVESAEHAERLSEVRANLPLIRTAWEMHSGDLDALVMAGASVSNDEITRRRGLAKSADIATLIYTSGSTGRPKGCVLTHGNFVELSRNSARSLHEVVEVEGASTVLFITTAHVFARFISILNIHAGVKTGHQPDTKQLLAALGSFHPTFLLAVPRVFEKVYNSAEQKAEAGGKGKIFRAAAHTAIEHSRLQQEGAKVPLAMRVKFALFDRLVYSKLREAMGGRIQYAVSGSAPLGPRLGHFFHSLGVHILEGYGLTETTAPATVNLATKSKIGTVGPSLPGVGLRLADDGEIEVRGINVFKEYWRNPEATAAAFDGDWFKTGDIGSLDADGFLTITGRKKEIIVTAGGKNVAPAALEDPIRANPIVGQVVVVGDQKPFISALVTLDPEMLPTWLQNNGGRPAMSLAEAAKDDAVRAEVQKAIDRANATVSRAESIRKFTILSTEWTEASGHLTPKLSIKRNVIMDDFADDVAALYSVPENTANISLA, encoded by the coding sequence ATGAGCGCCGTAATATCCGAAAACCCCGCGATCGTCCCTGCCGATCCGGATGCCAACGTCTCCGACCTGCTGTTCGACCGGGTCGCTGCGACGCCCGATCGTCCGCTGTTCGCCGTGCCCGACGGTGACGGATGGCGAGACATCTCCGCCGTCGAGTTCGAACGCCAGGTCGTTTCGCTCGCGAAGGGCTTCGTGTCGGCCGGCGTCGAGCCCGGCGACAAGATCGGGTTCCTCGCCCGCACGACCTACGACTGGACGCTCGTCGATTTCGCGCTGTTCTACGCCGGAGCCGTCATGGTGCCGATCTACGAGACGAGTTCGTCGAGCCAGATCGAGTGGATCCTGTCGGACTCGGGCGCCGTCTCGGTGCTGGTCGAATCCGCCGAGCACGCCGAGCGGCTGAGCGAGGTTCGAGCGAACCTGCCCCTCATCCGCACCGCGTGGGAGATGCACTCGGGTGACCTCGACGCGTTGGTCATGGCCGGAGCCTCCGTCTCGAACGACGAGATCACGCGCCGTCGGGGGCTGGCGAAATCCGCCGACATCGCCACGCTCATCTACACGTCCGGTTCCACCGGGCGGCCGAAGGGATGCGTGCTCACCCACGGCAACTTCGTCGAGCTGTCGCGCAACTCCGCCCGGTCGCTGCACGAAGTGGTGGAGGTCGAGGGCGCGTCCACCGTGCTGTTCATCACCACGGCGCACGTGTTCGCGCGATTCATCTCCATCCTGAACATCCACGCCGGGGTGAAGACGGGCCACCAGCCCGACACCAAGCAGCTGCTGGCGGCGCTCGGCTCCTTCCACCCGACGTTCCTGCTCGCTGTGCCCCGCGTGTTCGAGAAGGTCTACAACTCCGCCGAGCAGAAGGCCGAGGCCGGCGGCAAAGGCAAGATCTTCCGCGCGGCCGCGCACACAGCGATCGAGCACTCCCGTCTCCAGCAGGAGGGCGCGAAGGTACCGCTCGCGATGCGGGTGAAGTTCGCACTGTTCGACCGGCTCGTGTACTCCAAGCTCCGCGAGGCGATGGGCGGCCGCATCCAGTACGCCGTGTCGGGTTCTGCTCCGCTGGGTCCGCGACTCGGGCACTTCTTCCACAGCCTGGGCGTGCACATCCTGGAGGGCTACGGCCTCACCGAGACGACCGCGCCGGCGACCGTGAACCTCGCCACGAAGTCGAAGATCGGCACCGTGGGTCCGTCGCTGCCGGGGGTCGGACTGCGGCTCGCCGACGACGGCGAGATCGAGGTCCGCGGGATCAACGTCTTCAAGGAGTACTGGCGGAACCCCGAGGCCACCGCCGCCGCGTTCGACGGCGATTGGTTCAAAACGGGCGACATCGGCTCACTGGATGCCGACGGGTTCCTCACGATCACCGGACGCAAGAAGGAGATCATCGTGACCGCGGGCGGCAAGAACGTCGCCCCGGCCGCGCTCGAGGACCCGATCCGCGCGAACCCGATCGTGGGTCAGGTCGTTGTGGTGGGAGACCAGAAGCCGTTCATCTCCGCGCTCGTGACCCTCGACCCCGAGATGCTGCCCACCTGGCTGCAGAACAACGGCGGTCGTCCGGCGATGTCGCTCGCGGAAGCCGCGAAGGACGACGCCGTCCGCGCCGAGGTGCAGAAGGCCATCGACCGGGCGAACGCCACGGTCTCGCGGGCGGAATCGATCCGCAAGTTCACGATCCTCTCCACGGAATGGACCGAGGCGAGCGGGCACCTGACGCCGAAACTGTCGATCAAGCGCAACGTGATCATGGACGACTTCGCCGACGACGTGGCCGCGCTCTACAGCGTTCCGGAGAACACCGCGAACATCTCCCTCGCCTGA
- a CDS encoding ROK family glucokinase, whose amino-acid sequence MLAVGIDIGGTKIAGGIVDESGTMVRSIRVPTPVDIAEIESAVAAMVTDLAAGEQAVAGVAAAGFIDRDRSKVYFAPNIAWRDEPLRDRLEALTGIPVLIENDANAAGWAEYRYGAGENLSDVVMLTLGTGVGGAVVVDGTLLRGGQGSAAELGHMRVIPDGRTCGCGQRGCLEVYGSGRALQLEAREIAQDAEFGIGQALAEAARRPEGLTGAVISQLVQADDPGAREALRRIAVAVGTACGSFAAILDPQRFVIGGGVSQLGEVLLAPMRDAFAAALPASGSSRPMADFAVARLTNDAGVIGVADLARRRYLGGN is encoded by the coding sequence GTGCTCGCAGTGGGAATCGATATCGGCGGAACCAAGATCGCCGGGGGGATCGTCGACGAATCCGGCACCATGGTGCGCAGCATCCGGGTGCCGACGCCGGTCGATATCGCCGAGATCGAATCCGCCGTCGCCGCCATGGTGACCGATCTCGCCGCGGGGGAGCAGGCCGTCGCCGGCGTCGCCGCCGCGGGATTCATCGACCGCGACCGATCGAAGGTGTACTTCGCCCCGAACATCGCCTGGCGCGATGAGCCGCTGCGCGACCGCCTCGAGGCACTGACCGGGATTCCCGTCCTGATCGAGAATGACGCGAACGCCGCCGGATGGGCCGAATACCGTTACGGCGCAGGCGAGAACCTCAGCGACGTCGTGATGCTCACCCTCGGCACGGGCGTCGGGGGAGCCGTCGTCGTTGACGGCACGCTTCTTCGCGGCGGCCAGGGGAGCGCTGCCGAACTCGGCCACATGCGCGTGATCCCCGATGGCCGTACCTGCGGATGCGGACAGCGCGGCTGCCTCGAGGTCTACGGCTCGGGCCGCGCCCTGCAGCTCGAGGCCCGAGAGATCGCACAGGACGCCGAGTTCGGGATCGGCCAGGCTCTCGCCGAAGCCGCGCGGCGGCCGGAGGGTCTCACCGGTGCCGTGATTTCGCAGCTCGTGCAGGCGGACGATCCGGGTGCGCGAGAAGCCCTCCGCCGGATCGCGGTCGCGGTCGGAACCGCGTGCGGCAGCTTCGCGGCGATCCTCGACCCGCAGCGGTTCGTGATCGGCGGCGGAGTGTCGCAGCTCGGCGAGGTGCTGCTCGCGCCGATGCGCGACGCCTTCGCCGCGGCACTTCCCGCATCCGGTTCCTCACGTCCGATGGCGGATTTCGCCGTCGCCCGGTTGACCAACGACGCGGGGGTGATCGGTGTGGCCGACCTCGCGCGCCGGCGGTACCTCGGGGGGAACTGA
- a CDS encoding lysophospholipid acyltransferase family protein — MFYWLMKYIVIGPIVKGVFRPWIVGRRNIPAEGAAILASNHLSFADSIFLPLMIDRRMSFLAKSDYFTGRGLRGWATRLFFKATGQIPIDRSGGKASEASLNTGLQVLGRGDLLGIYPEGTRSPDGKLYRGRTGLARMALEARVPVVPVVMVDTDTVMPIGQRVPRIGRVGIVIGEPLDFSRFAGMEGDRYVLRSVTDEIMVALQRIGAQQYDDVYASTVKDRAASSRAPEAALPSVD; from the coding sequence ATGTTCTACTGGCTGATGAAGTACATCGTGATCGGACCGATCGTGAAGGGCGTCTTCCGGCCCTGGATCGTCGGGCGACGTAACATTCCGGCCGAAGGCGCCGCGATCCTCGCGAGCAACCACCTGTCGTTCGCCGATTCGATCTTCCTGCCGCTGATGATCGACCGGCGGATGTCGTTCCTCGCGAAGAGCGACTACTTCACCGGCCGCGGTCTCCGCGGGTGGGCGACCCGTCTGTTCTTCAAGGCGACCGGCCAGATCCCCATCGACCGCTCGGGCGGCAAGGCCTCCGAGGCCTCCCTCAACACGGGCCTGCAGGTGCTCGGACGCGGCGACCTGCTCGGCATCTATCCGGAGGGCACCCGCAGTCCCGACGGCAAGCTGTACCGCGGCCGCACCGGGCTCGCACGCATGGCACTCGAGGCGCGCGTTCCCGTCGTGCCGGTCGTCATGGTCGACACCGACACGGTGATGCCGATCGGTCAGCGCGTCCCGCGTATCGGCCGCGTCGGCATCGTGATCGGCGAGCCGCTCGACTTCTCCCGCTTCGCCGGGATGGAGGGCGACCGCTACGTGCTGCGCTCCGTCACCGACGAGATCATGGTCGCGCTGCAGCGCATCGGGGCGCAGCAGTACGACGACGTCTACGCCTCCACGGTGAAGGATCGGGCGGCCTCGTCACGCGCGCCGGAGGCGGCTCTGCCCTCAGTAGACTGA
- a CDS encoding class II 3-deoxy-7-phosphoheptulonate synthase, protein MLTSLDPLDHWRSLPIKQQPSWSDVDAVSAVSAEIATLPPLVFAGEVDRLRERLARAASGQAFLLQGGDCAETFAGATAEQIRNRIKTVLQMAVVLTYGASMPVVKMGRMAGQFAKPRSSDFETRGDVTLPAYRGDIVNGYDFTEASRQPDPQRLLKGYHTAASTLNLVRAFTQGGFADLREVHSWNRGFAANPANQRYEGLATEIDRAIKFMEAAGADFDELRHVEFYTGHEGLLMDYERPMTRIDSRTHTPYNTSAHFLWIGERTRDLDGAHVDYFSKIRNPIGVKLGPTTSTDTALALIDKLDPDREPGRLTFITRMGAGKIRDALPPLLEAVKDSGATPLWVTDPMHGNGITTPSGYKTRRFDDVVHEVRGFFEAHRAVGTFPGGIHVELTGDDVTECLGGSELIDEAALATRYESLCDPRLNHMQSLELAFLVAEELEQLERH, encoded by the coding sequence ATGCTCACCTCGCTCGACCCGCTCGATCACTGGCGTTCCCTTCCGATCAAGCAGCAGCCGTCGTGGTCCGATGTCGACGCCGTTTCGGCGGTGTCCGCGGAAATCGCCACGCTTCCCCCGCTCGTCTTCGCCGGTGAAGTCGATCGCCTTCGCGAACGCCTCGCGCGCGCCGCATCCGGTCAGGCGTTCCTCCTCCAGGGCGGCGATTGTGCCGAGACGTTCGCCGGGGCCACCGCTGAACAGATCCGCAACCGCATCAAGACCGTGCTGCAGATGGCCGTCGTCCTGACCTACGGCGCATCCATGCCGGTCGTGAAGATGGGGCGGATGGCGGGACAGTTCGCCAAGCCCCGATCGAGCGACTTCGAGACCCGAGGCGATGTGACGCTGCCCGCCTACCGCGGCGACATCGTCAACGGCTACGACTTCACCGAGGCCTCCCGCCAGCCCGACCCGCAGCGTCTGCTGAAGGGGTACCACACGGCCGCGTCGACGCTGAACCTCGTCCGGGCCTTCACCCAGGGCGGGTTCGCCGACCTCCGCGAGGTGCACAGCTGGAACCGCGGGTTCGCGGCGAACCCGGCGAACCAGCGCTACGAGGGCCTCGCCACCGAGATCGACCGCGCCATCAAGTTCATGGAGGCGGCCGGTGCCGACTTCGACGAGCTGCGTCACGTCGAGTTCTACACGGGCCACGAGGGCCTGCTGATGGACTACGAGCGCCCGATGACGCGTATCGACTCGCGCACGCACACGCCCTACAACACGTCGGCGCACTTCCTCTGGATCGGTGAGCGCACGCGTGACCTCGACGGCGCGCACGTCGACTACTTCTCGAAGATCCGCAACCCCATCGGCGTGAAGCTCGGGCCCACCACCTCCACCGACACGGCGCTCGCGCTGATCGACAAGCTGGACCCTGACCGCGAGCCGGGCCGCTTGACCTTCATCACCCGGATGGGCGCGGGCAAGATCCGCGACGCCCTGCCGCCGCTTCTCGAGGCGGTCAAGGACTCCGGCGCGACTCCGCTATGGGTCACCGACCCGATGCACGGCAACGGGATCACGACGCCCAGCGGATACAAGACGCGGCGCTTCGATGACGTCGTCCACGAGGTACGCGGCTTCTTCGAGGCCCACCGCGCGGTGGGCACGTTCCCCGGCGGCATCCACGTCGAGCTGACGGGCGACGATGTGACGGAGTGCCTCGGCGGATCCGAGCTCATCGATGAGGCCGCTCTCGCCACTCGGTACGAGTCGCTCTGCGACCCCCGCCTGAACCACATGCAGTCGCTCGAACTCGCGTTCCTCGTCGCCGAGGAACTCGAGCAGCTCGAGCGGCACTGA
- a CDS encoding aldo/keto reductase → MQTRTLGRQGFQSSAIAYGAMGTAIGYGPSDDTQSIAAIRHAHDLGVTHFDTAEMYGWGDGEKLLGTALAPIRDRVTIATKFGFTHDFGRDSSADHIRAVIDTSLANLGTDHIDVLYQHAPDPPVPVEDVIGVMAELVAAGKVLYLGLSNTDADDIRRAHAVHPISVMQSEYSIFSRDSESLRPTLDELGIGLVAYSPLARGFLTGAVQPRDAYDAGDFRRGVGWWAPENYDANVSMVTRLTELASEKGTTLAGLALAWLLAQSENIVPIPGSRSVGRVTENVSAADVVLTADDLARIRQIVPAGGIGDRGM, encoded by the coding sequence ATGCAGACGCGCACTCTCGGACGTCAGGGCTTCCAGTCGTCGGCCATCGCCTACGGCGCGATGGGAACCGCCATCGGCTACGGCCCGAGCGACGACACCCAATCCATCGCCGCCATCCGGCACGCACACGACCTCGGCGTCACCCACTTCGATACCGCCGAGATGTACGGATGGGGCGACGGCGAGAAGCTCCTCGGCACCGCGCTCGCCCCCATCCGGGACCGGGTGACGATCGCCACCAAGTTCGGGTTCACGCACGACTTCGGACGGGACTCCTCGGCCGACCATATTCGCGCGGTCATCGACACGAGCCTCGCGAACCTCGGGACGGATCACATCGACGTCCTCTACCAGCACGCCCCCGATCCGCCCGTGCCGGTAGAGGACGTCATCGGCGTGATGGCCGAGCTCGTCGCCGCCGGGAAGGTCTTGTACCTGGGCCTGTCCAACACGGATGCGGACGATATCCGCCGCGCGCACGCCGTGCACCCGATCTCCGTCATGCAGAGCGAGTACTCGATCTTCTCGCGGGACTCCGAGTCGCTGCGCCCCACCCTCGACGAGCTCGGAATCGGCCTCGTGGCTTACTCGCCGCTCGCCCGAGGATTCCTCACCGGAGCCGTGCAGCCCCGCGACGCCTACGACGCCGGCGACTTCCGTCGCGGCGTCGGCTGGTGGGCGCCGGAGAACTACGACGCCAACGTGTCGATGGTCACGCGTCTCACCGAGCTGGCATCGGAGAAGGGCACCACGCTCGCCGGACTGGCACTCGCGTGGCTGCTCGCCCAGAGCGAGAACATCGTGCCCATCCCGGGTTCACGGAGCGTCGGTCGAGTCACCGAGAACGTGTCCGCCGCCGACGTGGTCCTCACCGCCGACGACCTCGCCCGCATCCGGCAGATCGTCCCCGCGGGCGGTATCGGCGACCGCGGGATGTGA
- a CDS encoding TetR family transcriptional regulator: MTSPTRSSNPLRSVARESVRAHIAAVAMDLFAERGFDQVTVEEIADAAGISARSFHRYFPAKEDAVIGDPTPWGEFLRDDFAARPADAPIWAALHASFDALLETGGHQGEEHKRGLRVLDSTASLRARHLEKHLLWEAMLTPLVETRLTGSQKPLRARVIVRAAIACFDSALSAWSAADEARSPRELLRTAFAQLDDTEQPPRSR, encoded by the coding sequence GTGACCTCACCGACTCGCTCTTCGAACCCGCTGCGCAGTGTCGCGCGCGAATCCGTGCGCGCCCATATCGCGGCGGTCGCGATGGACCTGTTCGCCGAGCGGGGCTTCGACCAGGTCACGGTCGAGGAGATCGCGGATGCGGCAGGCATCTCGGCGCGGAGCTTCCACCGCTACTTCCCCGCGAAGGAGGACGCGGTCATCGGCGATCCGACCCCGTGGGGCGAGTTCCTCCGCGACGACTTCGCGGCGCGGCCGGCGGATGCCCCGATCTGGGCGGCGCTGCACGCGTCGTTCGACGCGCTGCTGGAGACGGGCGGACACCAGGGCGAAGAGCACAAGCGGGGCCTGCGCGTGCTCGATAGCACAGCCTCGCTGCGCGCCCGACACCTCGAGAAGCATCTGCTGTGGGAGGCGATGCTCACTCCGCTGGTCGAAACCCGGTTGACGGGTTCGCAGAAGCCCCTTCGTGCCCGTGTCATCGTCCGGGCGGCGATCGCCTGCTTCGATTCCGCGCTCTCGGCCTGGAGTGCGGCGGATGAGGCGCGGAGCCCCCGGGAGCTGCTCCGGACGGCGTTCGCCCAACTCGACGACACGGAACAGCCGCCCCGCTCGCGCTAG
- the pknB gene encoding Stk1 family PASTA domain-containing Ser/Thr kinase, whose product MNTGQRADPLIGRLVDGRYRVRARIARGGMATVYVATDMRLERRVALKVMHGHLSDDTVFQSRFIQEARAAARLADPHVVNVFDQGQDHDMAYMVMEYLPGITLRDLMKEHRRLSIPQTITIMDAILSGLAAAHRAGIVHRDVKPENVLLAEDGRIKIGDFGLARATTANTASGQMLLGTIAYLAPELVTRGSADARSDIYALGIMLYEMLTGEQPYKGEQPMQIAYQHATDSVPRPSAKNPGVPEQLDELVLWATERSPDARPVDADEMLRRLRDIERELGVAPQVARTLAVGTAVAEEGYDSGELTRAMPASLTGPTAVADDTDNATLLRRRARRRTAKGGWLFTLVILLAAIAGGTGWWFGSGPGSLVAVPAVEGLSYEDASAALLSETLIAERGEEYSLSVQTGLVIRTEPGSGDRLDKDSTVRVIVSIGPQPHDLGPLTGTTLDAATATLQQAKVTVSDPAYVFTGAADGTVVSASVARPSGEAVDCTNGCTVYEGDTASLLVSRGSVPDVSGLKVQDAVRTLEGVDLVVSADRQSQFSNDVDKGNVIGIAGRDGGGDWRPGDTVTLIVSEGPELFRVPDVEGLTRDEAKSTLSAAGFSADYLSTWDLFPNGSTEVEAQDPGAGAMVERGTRISLRFNVSG is encoded by the coding sequence GTGAACACGGGCCAGCGCGCGGATCCGCTGATCGGCCGTTTGGTCGACGGCCGCTACCGCGTGCGCGCGCGGATCGCCCGCGGCGGCATGGCCACCGTGTACGTGGCGACCGATATGCGGCTCGAGCGACGTGTGGCGCTGAAGGTCATGCACGGCCATCTGAGCGACGACACGGTCTTCCAGAGCCGGTTCATCCAGGAAGCACGCGCCGCGGCGCGCCTCGCGGACCCGCACGTGGTCAACGTGTTCGACCAGGGACAGGACCACGACATGGCCTACATGGTCATGGAGTACCTGCCCGGCATCACGCTCCGCGACCTCATGAAGGAACATCGACGTCTGTCGATCCCGCAGACGATCACGATCATGGACGCGATCCTGTCGGGCCTCGCCGCCGCCCACCGCGCGGGCATCGTGCATCGCGACGTCAAGCCGGAGAACGTCCTGCTCGCCGAAGACGGCCGCATCAAGATCGGCGACTTCGGCCTGGCCCGCGCGACGACCGCGAACACCGCGAGCGGCCAGATGCTGCTGGGCACGATCGCGTATCTCGCGCCCGAGCTCGTCACCCGCGGCAGCGCGGATGCGCGCAGCGACATCTACGCGCTCGGCATCATGCTCTACGAGATGCTCACCGGCGAGCAGCCGTACAAGGGCGAGCAGCCGATGCAGATCGCCTATCAGCACGCGACGGATTCCGTGCCCCGGCCGAGCGCGAAGAACCCGGGTGTGCCCGAGCAACTCGACGAGCTCGTCCTGTGGGCGACCGAACGCTCCCCCGATGCCCGTCCGGTCGACGCCGACGAGATGCTGCGGCGCCTGCGCGACATCGAGCGAGAGCTCGGTGTCGCACCACAGGTCGCGCGGACGCTCGCCGTCGGCACGGCTGTCGCCGAAGAGGGATACGACTCGGGTGAGCTCACCCGGGCCATGCCGGCCTCGCTGACCGGGCCGACGGCGGTCGCCGACGACACCGACAACGCAACGCTCCTGCGACGCCGCGCGCGTCGGCGAACGGCGAAGGGCGGGTGGCTCTTCACTCTCGTCATCCTGCTCGCCGCGATCGCGGGCGGAACCGGATGGTGGTTCGGCTCGGGTCCGGGCTCTCTCGTCGCGGTCCCGGCGGTGGAGGGCCTGAGCTACGAGGATGCCAGCGCCGCCCTCCTCTCGGAGACACTGATCGCCGAACGGGGCGAGGAGTACAGCCTCAGCGTCCAAACCGGTCTCGTCATCCGCACGGAACCCGGGAGCGGCGATCGGCTGGACAAGGACTCGACCGTCCGCGTGATCGTGTCGATCGGTCCTCAGCCGCACGACCTCGGCCCGCTGACCGGCACCACCCTCGACGCGGCGACCGCCACCCTGCAGCAGGCGAAGGTGACCGTGTCCGACCCGGCGTACGTCTTCACCGGCGCGGCCGACGGCACGGTGGTCTCGGCATCCGTCGCCCGTCCCTCCGGCGAGGCCGTCGACTGCACCAACGGCTGCACCGTCTACGAGGGCGACACGGCCTCGCTGCTCGTGTCCCGCGGCTCGGTGCCGGATGTGTCGGGCCTCAAGGTGCAGGACGCGGTGCGAACCCTCGAGGGGGTCGATCTCGTCGTCTCCGCCGACCGGCAGTCGCAGTTCTCGAACGACGTCGACAAGGGCAACGTCATCGGCATCGCCGGACGCGACGGCGGGGGCGACTGGCGCCCGGGCGACACCGTGACCCTCATCGTCTCCGAAGGCCCGGAGCTCTTCCGCGTTCCGGATGTCGAGGGCCTCACGCGCGACGAAGCGAAGAGCACGCTCTCCGCCGCCGGCTTCAGCGCCGACTATCTCTCGACCTGGGACCTCTTCCCCAATGGCTCGACCGAGGTCGAGGCCCAGGACCCGGGCGCGGGAGCGATGGTCGAACGCGGCACGCGGATCTCGCTCCGCTTCAACGTCTCCGGCTGA